One genomic segment of Bdellovibrionota bacterium includes these proteins:
- the nusA gene encoding transcription termination factor NusA, whose translation MTQSQSQGMFKGLNREIEQLCRDKGIKKEVIIEAVQSAFLSAAKKKFGLEKEIEAHFNEKDEEIELFEFRTVVEKVGDPLKEVSFEDARRHDAECQMGDVIGVKMDSKELGRIAAQAAKQVIIQKIRDAETEIIHGEYKDRKGTLIAGIVRRFEKGSIMIDLGRTEAVLPASEQVPREHYRQGDRIQTYVVDVVKTSRGAEIVVSRAHPGLLMKLFEMEVPEIYEGIVRIEAAAREPGGRSKIAVSSRDSDVDPVGACVGMKGSRVQAVVQELRGEKIDIVAFHPDPARYVCNAIAPAEVSRVILDDKNRTMELIVADDQLSLAIGKKGQNVRLAARLTGWRIDIHSETKVKEMAEEGRRKLTQIEGLGDNLAELLYNQGVTTPESLIGHDTNQIAQITGLEPQKIEDLKVAAATWLANQKQAAADAALAASAAAAAAANAEVAAPEPALPMSDGEKEILKLKGVGPKTMEALKKGGFGSVADLAKADAAAVAEKSGLGEKKAAELIESAQQHLSGGSGASPSA comes from the coding sequence ATGACGCAGAGTCAAAGTCAGGGAATGTTCAAGGGGCTCAACCGCGAGATCGAGCAATTGTGCCGCGACAAGGGGATCAAGAAGGAAGTGATCATTGAAGCGGTGCAGAGCGCCTTTCTGTCCGCCGCCAAAAAGAAATTCGGCTTGGAAAAAGAAATCGAAGCCCATTTCAACGAGAAGGACGAGGAGATCGAACTTTTTGAATTTCGGACGGTGGTGGAAAAGGTTGGCGATCCATTGAAAGAAGTCTCCTTTGAAGATGCCCGCCGCCACGATGCGGAGTGCCAAATGGGGGATGTGATCGGCGTGAAAATGGACAGCAAGGAGTTGGGCCGAATTGCGGCCCAAGCGGCGAAACAGGTCATCATTCAGAAAATTCGCGACGCCGAAACCGAAATCATTCACGGCGAGTACAAGGATCGAAAGGGGACTCTGATCGCCGGGATCGTCCGGCGGTTTGAAAAAGGGAGCATCATGATCGACCTGGGGCGCACGGAAGCCGTTCTTCCAGCCTCCGAGCAGGTGCCGCGCGAGCATTACCGCCAGGGAGACCGGATTCAGACGTACGTCGTGGACGTCGTCAAAACCTCCCGAGGCGCGGAAATCGTCGTGTCCCGGGCCCACCCCGGCCTGTTGATGAAGCTTTTCGAGATGGAAGTTCCCGAAATTTACGAGGGGATCGTCCGGATTGAGGCCGCGGCCCGGGAGCCGGGGGGGCGGTCGAAGATCGCCGTTTCGTCCAGGGATTCGGACGTGGACCCGGTCGGAGCTTGCGTCGGAATGAAAGGTTCGCGCGTGCAGGCGGTGGTGCAGGAACTTCGCGGCGAGAAGATCGATATTGTGGCGTTTCATCCCGATCCGGCGCGGTACGTGTGCAACGCGATCGCCCCGGCTGAAGTTTCGCGCGTCATTCTCGACGACAAGAACCGGACGATGGAATTGATCGTCGCGGACGACCAGCTTTCACTCGCGATCGGCAAGAAAGGCCAAAACGTCCGTTTGGCGGCGCGTCTCACCGGATGGCGAATCGACATTCACTCGGAGACCAAAGTCAAAGAGATGGCCGAAGAAGGTCGCCGAAAACTAACCCAGATCGAAGGGTTGGGGGACAATCTGGCGGAGCTGCTTTACAACCAAGGAGTGACGACACCGGAGTCGCTCATCGGCCACGACACCAACCAGATTGCTCAAATCACGGGTCTCGAGCCGCAGAAAATTGAAGATCTGAAAGTGGCGGCGGCGACTTGGCTTGCAAACCAAAAGCAAGCGGCTGCGGACGCGGCTTTAGCAGCCTCGGCCGCGGCGGCAGCGGCCGCAAACGCCGAAGTTGCTGCGCCTGAACCGGCGCTCCCCATGAGCGACGGGGAAAAGGAGATTCTTAAGCTCAAGGGCGTTGGACCGAAGACGATGGAGGCTCTCAAAAAAGGCGGGTTTGGGAGCGTTGCGGATTTAGCCAAGGCGGACGCAGCGGCCGTTGCGGAGAAATCGGGATTGGGAGAAAAAAAAGCCGCGGAATTGATCGAATCGGCCCAACAACATTTGTCGGGAGGTAGTGGAGCCTCGCCGTCGGCGTAA
- the pal gene encoding peptidoglycan-associated lipoprotein Pal — MKRFWIMTVALTMFGMLAGGCAGKKTETGAAGAGGPGGGDTSGISESGAGSTGGAGSASGVPVVYFDFDQYTLNNTAQSELKDAAGIFKSDPKMAITIEGHCDERGSVEYNLALGERRAQSVKSYLQKLGIETKRLNTISYGEERPATSGSGESSWAKNRRAELIKNR; from the coding sequence ATGAAACGCTTTTGGATAATGACGGTTGCACTGACGATGTTTGGAATGTTGGCCGGCGGATGCGCCGGCAAGAAAACCGAAACCGGCGCCGCGGGCGCAGGGGGACCCGGCGGGGGAGATACTTCGGGCATCTCTGAATCGGGCGCGGGCTCAACCGGAGGAGCCGGCTCGGCCAGCGGCGTCCCGGTCGTCTATTTCGACTTTGATCAATACACGCTCAACAACACCGCTCAGAGCGAGCTCAAAGACGCTGCGGGAATCTTCAAGAGCGATCCGAAGATGGCGATCACGATTGAAGGCCATTGCGATGAACGCGGCAGCGTGGAGTACAACCTGGCGCTCGGCGAACGACGCGCCCAATCGGTGAAGAGCTATCTTCAAAAACTCGGGATCGAAACCAAGCGGCTCAACACGATCAGCTACGGCGAAGAGCGGCCCGCAACTTCGGGAAGCGGCGAGTCTTCCTGGGCGAAAAACCGCCGAGCTGAACTGATCAAAAATCGATAG
- the ybgF gene encoding tol-pal system protein YbgF — protein sequence MALDSRFLRLLASGGACFVLSACPPPGSMQPADVQATEQQRKMDYLNNRLNQVEQTTSKLGRSLDEADQNIRQIKADQSVINEELRAELRALKGSIEVLRHDLEGFATGNQKIKEDLDSRLIEMDQKVSNLYAAPPPSPSAKAPVPMAGGKGAPRTAPGTDDITRYNQILRIALDRKDYGTAIAQFRDFIRDYPNSALTDNAQYWVGEGYFAQGDFARAITEFQVVIDKYPQSEKACDAVLKQGYAFLELKDAKKAKLFLTEVTKRCPNTQNATKASERLKELAAAGAKK from the coding sequence ATGGCGCTTGACTCGCGATTCCTTCGCCTGCTTGCTTCGGGCGGAGCATGTTTTGTTTTGTCCGCCTGCCCGCCGCCAGGCTCCATGCAACCGGCGGATGTCCAGGCGACGGAACAGCAGCGAAAGATGGATTACCTGAACAACCGTTTGAACCAGGTGGAACAGACCACAAGCAAGCTGGGCCGGAGCCTCGACGAGGCCGACCAAAATATTCGTCAAATCAAGGCGGATCAGTCGGTCATCAATGAAGAACTGCGCGCGGAGCTCCGTGCGCTGAAAGGCTCCATCGAAGTATTGCGACACGATCTGGAGGGCTTCGCGACAGGCAATCAGAAGATCAAGGAAGATCTGGATTCCCGTTTGATCGAAATGGATCAAAAAGTCAGCAACCTTTATGCGGCGCCTCCCCCTTCCCCGTCGGCGAAGGCCCCCGTTCCGATGGCCGGCGGCAAGGGGGCGCCGCGAACGGCACCCGGAACGGATGACATCACGAGGTACAACCAGATTCTGCGAATCGCGCTGGATCGAAAAGATTACGGAACCGCCATCGCGCAGTTCCGGGATTTCATCCGCGATTATCCAAACAGCGCGCTGACCGACAACGCGCAATACTGGGTCGGCGAGGGGTATTTCGCGCAGGGGGATTTCGCTCGCGCGATCACCGAATTTCAGGTCGTCATCGATAAATATCCCCAGAGCGAAAAGGCCTGCGACGCCGTGTTGAAACAGGGATATGCGTTCCTGGAACTCAAAGATGCCAAAAAGGCCAAACTCTTTCTGACCGAAGTGACCAAGCGCTGCCCGAACACGCAAAACGCGACCAAAGCCTCCGAGCGCCTGAAGGAGCTTGCGGCGGCTGGCGCGAAGAAGTAG
- the tsaD gene encoding tRNA (adenosine(37)-N6)-threonylcarbamoyltransferase complex transferase subunit TsaD: protein MNILGIETSCDETAAAVVRDGRQILSSVVASQDDLHGRFGGIVPELASRRHVATILEVIELALQRAELTLDQIDGIAVTKGPGLIGSLLVGLSVAKAIGFSRKIPFIGVHHIEGHLEAALLSANGPPPYPFVGLVATGGHTSLYFAPQRGMYHLLGQTRDDAAGEAFDKVAKLCGLGYPGGPAIENVAVNGISEAISFPRAMLPRTYDFSFSGLKTAVALWVREHGVPSGQTLSDLAASFQEAVFDVLIAKLFEAAETKETPDVVVCGGVARNERFRTRLKEEIQKRDQKLWIAPLALCTDNAVMIAAAGTSRLSRGESDALSLNAQATMPIALG, encoded by the coding sequence GTGAACATTTTGGGAATTGAAACCTCGTGCGACGAGACCGCCGCGGCCGTCGTCCGCGACGGCCGGCAGATCCTGTCCTCGGTTGTCGCTTCTCAGGACGATCTGCATGGCCGTTTCGGCGGCATCGTTCCGGAGCTGGCGTCCCGCCGCCATGTCGCGACGATCCTGGAGGTCATCGAGCTCGCCCTCCAGCGAGCGGAGCTGACGCTCGACCAAATCGACGGAATTGCCGTGACCAAAGGCCCCGGCTTGATCGGTTCGCTTCTCGTCGGGCTTTCTGTGGCCAAGGCCATCGGATTTTCGCGAAAGATTCCGTTCATCGGCGTTCATCATATTGAAGGGCATTTGGAGGCGGCTCTCTTGTCTGCGAACGGCCCACCGCCCTACCCCTTCGTCGGCCTGGTGGCCACCGGGGGACATACGAGCCTCTATTTCGCGCCGCAGCGAGGCATGTACCACCTGCTTGGGCAGACGCGTGACGATGCCGCCGGCGAAGCCTTCGACAAAGTCGCCAAGCTCTGCGGCCTCGGATACCCAGGCGGACCGGCGATCGAGAACGTTGCGGTGAACGGGATCTCCGAAGCGATTTCGTTTCCCCGTGCCATGCTTCCTCGTACGTATGATTTCAGTTTCAGCGGATTGAAAACCGCCGTCGCACTTTGGGTGCGCGAACATGGTGTCCCGTCGGGCCAAACCTTATCGGACCTGGCGGCCAGCTTTCAGGAAGCGGTTTTCGATGTGCTCATCGCAAAACTGTTCGAAGCGGCGGAAACGAAAGAAACGCCGGACGTTGTTGTGTGCGGCGGCGTCGCGCGGAACGAGCGTTTTCGAACGCGGCTGAAGGAGGAGATTCAAAAACGCGACCAAAAGCTCTGGATCGCGCCGCTCGCTCTTTGCACGGATAACGCCGTTATGATCGCGGCGGCCGGAACCTCCCGCCTTTCGCGCGGGGAGAGCGACGCACTCTCCCTGAACGCCCAGGCCACGATGCCGATCGCTCTCGGATGA
- the rsmA gene encoding 16S rRNA (adenine(1518)-N(6)/adenine(1519)-N(6))-dimethyltransferase RsmA, which yields MISPQRYFRESGFRAKKSLGQNFLIHAETVKKIADWADLREGETLLEIGPGLGALTEVLLARGFLVVAIERDRQLYAFLQTHFKERPCLRLLHDHALKINYADLFSHESPAHIVANLPYSISTPILERWIESRELFPRIHLLLQEEIVERIIAPVNSSDYGRLSIFVQTYYESHRGPKIPRGSFFPEPDVESRLVSLVRRDPPLVQDEIAGAFDDLVRRIFRHRRKTLRNSLRSRSLSPAQIEEILRSLNLNAQSRPETVSIQDLVRLMRALKGES from the coding sequence ATGATTTCACCGCAACGTTACTTTCGGGAGAGCGGCTTCCGAGCCAAAAAATCGCTCGGCCAAAACTTCCTCATTCACGCCGAGACCGTAAAGAAAATCGCCGATTGGGCCGACCTCCGCGAAGGTGAAACACTTCTCGAAATCGGTCCCGGCCTCGGCGCGCTTACGGAGGTTCTTCTCGCGCGAGGCTTTCTCGTCGTCGCAATTGAGAGGGACCGACAGCTCTATGCCTTTCTACAGACTCACTTCAAGGAACGGCCTTGCCTGCGGCTCCTGCATGACCATGCACTCAAGATTAATTACGCCGATCTTTTTTCCCACGAGAGTCCCGCCCATATTGTCGCCAATCTTCCGTATTCGATCTCCACGCCGATTCTTGAGCGATGGATCGAATCGCGGGAGCTCTTCCCTCGGATTCATCTCTTGCTTCAGGAGGAGATCGTCGAACGGATAATCGCCCCCGTGAACAGTTCCGATTACGGACGACTTAGCATTTTCGTTCAGACCTATTACGAATCGCACCGGGGACCGAAAATTCCGAGAGGGAGTTTTTTCCCGGAGCCGGACGTGGAGTCCCGTCTCGTCTCTCTGGTCCGGCGAGATCCGCCGCTCGTCCAGGATGAAATCGCCGGCGCGTTCGACGACCTGGTTCGCCGGATCTTTCGACATCGGCGTAAGACGCTTCGAAATTCTTTGCGAAGCCGTTCTCTTTCCCCGGCACAAATTGAAGAAATTCTCCGGTCGTTGAACCTGAACGCTCAGAGCCGGCCTGAAACCGTTTCAATCCAGGATCTGGTGCGATTGATGCGCGCACTTAAGGGCGAAAGTTGA
- a CDS encoding deoxynucleoside kinase, protein MTPRYIVVEGPIAVGKSAVVEALRKRLLAKTYLDAPNPFLQSFYDDMEKSALQVQLYFLLTRFQQQRELAQGDLFSSTILCDYLFQKDRLFASLTLGTQEYALYEKVYSLLQGTIATPDAVVYLQADLDTLFERLAAKDEGLALLLPESYLADVVAAYQTFFFHYTDAPVIVCNTARMNLAEDDDGLDLLLKKLGEVKSGVHYLNP, encoded by the coding sequence GTGACGCCCCGTTATATCGTCGTCGAAGGTCCGATCGCTGTGGGGAAATCCGCCGTTGTGGAAGCGTTGCGCAAGCGCCTTCTCGCGAAGACTTATCTGGACGCCCCCAACCCCTTTTTGCAGTCCTTTTACGACGACATGGAAAAATCCGCGTTGCAGGTCCAGCTCTATTTTTTGCTGACGCGATTTCAGCAGCAGCGGGAGTTGGCTCAGGGCGATCTTTTTTCGTCCACGATCCTTTGCGATTATCTCTTTCAAAAGGACCGACTCTTCGCGTCGCTCACGCTCGGCACGCAGGAATATGCGCTCTACGAGAAAGTTTATTCCCTGCTGCAGGGAACCATCGCCACCCCCGACGCCGTAGTCTATTTGCAGGCGGATCTCGATACGCTGTTTGAGCGTCTGGCGGCCAAAGATGAAGGATTGGCTCTTCTCTTGCCCGAATCTTATTTGGCCGACGTGGTCGCGGCGTATCAGACATTTTTCTTTCATTATACGGACGCCCCCGTCATCGTATGCAACACCGCCCGGATGAATCTGGCCGAGGATGACGACGGCCTGGATCTTCTCCTCAAGAAATTGGGAGAAGTGAAATCGGGCGTTCATTATTTGAACCCCTAG
- the eno gene encoding phosphopyruvate hydratase encodes MPTLMDTMTAREILDSRGNPTVEVEVRLTSGNTGRASVPSGASTGSKEAVELRDGDTKRFNGKGVRQAIHNIVETILPALRGADPFNQERIDARLIELDGTATKKKLGANATLGVSMAVARAAADARHLPLYAYLGGKSVHMLPVPQMNVINGGVHADNALDVQEFMVVPHGFASFAEALRAGTETYHALKSLLKEKKLSTAVGDEGGFAPNLTATGDAIRLLVEAIEKAGYRPGDQISIALDVAATELFKDGAYVFRKTDSSSKTSAEMIGIYKNLAKLYPLISIEDGLGEDDWVGWSELTRALGQSLQIVGDDIFVTNPSLLQRGIEDKTANAILIKLNQIGTVTETLQTIELAQESGFATVISHRSGETEDSFIADLAVATSAGQIKTGAPCRTDRVAKYNQLLRIEEALRDRAEFAGSKALKIR; translated from the coding sequence ATGCCGACGCTGATGGATACAATGACCGCACGAGAGATTCTGGATTCCCGTGGAAACCCGACGGTGGAAGTGGAAGTCCGTCTCACCTCCGGTAATACCGGCCGAGCCAGCGTCCCCTCGGGAGCTTCGACCGGGTCTAAAGAGGCCGTAGAACTGCGCGACGGCGACACCAAACGTTTCAACGGCAAGGGAGTCCGGCAGGCGATTCACAACATCGTGGAGACGATCCTCCCGGCGCTTCGAGGCGCGGATCCCTTCAATCAAGAGCGCATCGACGCCCGACTAATCGAGCTGGATGGAACGGCGACAAAAAAGAAATTGGGCGCCAATGCCACGCTCGGCGTATCGATGGCCGTGGCCCGGGCGGCGGCGGATGCCCGGCATCTTCCTCTCTACGCCTATCTCGGCGGAAAGAGCGTCCATATGCTTCCGGTCCCCCAGATGAACGTGATCAACGGCGGCGTGCACGCGGATAACGCCCTCGATGTTCAAGAATTCATGGTCGTTCCTCACGGATTCGCATCGTTTGCCGAAGCTTTGCGAGCGGGGACGGAAACCTACCACGCCCTCAAATCGCTGTTGAAGGAGAAGAAATTGAGCACGGCGGTGGGGGATGAAGGCGGATTCGCACCCAACCTGACCGCCACCGGCGACGCGATCCGTCTCCTCGTGGAAGCGATTGAAAAAGCGGGATATCGGCCGGGCGATCAAATCTCGATCGCGCTGGACGTCGCCGCGACGGAGCTTTTCAAGGACGGCGCGTACGTTTTCCGTAAGACCGACAGCTCATCCAAGACAAGCGCCGAAATGATCGGCATCTACAAGAACCTCGCCAAACTTTATCCGTTGATCTCGATTGAAGATGGTCTCGGGGAGGACGATTGGGTCGGCTGGTCGGAACTGACCCGCGCCCTCGGCCAAAGCCTTCAGATCGTCGGGGACGACATTTTCGTGACGAACCCGAGCCTCCTCCAGCGCGGGATCGAGGATAAAACGGCCAACGCGATTTTGATCAAACTCAATCAGATCGGCACCGTGACGGAAACACTTCAGACTATCGAGCTCGCCCAGGAATCAGGTTTTGCAACGGTGATCTCCCATCGATCGGGAGAAACGGAAGATTCCTTCATCGCCGATTTGGCGGTCGCCACAAGCGCCGGTCAGATTAAAACCGGTGCCCCCTGCCGAACCGATCGAGTCGCGAAATACAACCAGCTTCTTCGGATCGAAGAAGCTCTTCGAGACCGGGCGGAATTCGCCGGTTCCAAGGCCCTAAAGATCCGATAA